From Paenibacillus graminis:
GCATAAGTCATTCTCCCTCCGAACTTGTCTTCCTTCTTGACAGTGTAGCCTATGCACAAGTTACAATTCAAGTAGAGATCGTAATTTCCTGTGGAGAGGACTTGTGAGAGAAACGATGACTAGAATGAGCAATGAAGAGCTGCAGCAGTGGATCGAACAGGTGTCGCAGGACAGCTTTGGCGTCCCGTTCCGCCACAAAGCGAGCTTTAACAGCCGGCTGAGCACCACGGGAGGCAGATATTTTATCAAAAGCCATAACATCGAGATTAATCCAACGCAGCTGGAGATGTTTGGGCGTGAAGAGACAGAGCGGATCATCAAGCATGAGCTGTGCCACTACCATCTGCACCTGGCGAAACGGGGATATATGCACCGGGACGCCGATTTCAAAAAACTGCTCGCCATGGTCGGCGGCAGCCGCTTTTGCCAGACCCTGCCGGGAGCGAAGGCGCGGAAGCCGCAGCCTTACCGGTACAAGCTCGTCTGCACCGCATGTGCCACGGAATATCCGCGCAAGCGCAAGGCGGACCCGAAGCGCTACCGCTGCGGCAACTGTGCAGGCAAGCTTAAGCTGGTTGCACTGGAAGAATCCCAAGGGAAAGCTAAATAGCTGCTGCTGTCTATTGGTCGGTGTCGCTCTTGATGACCAATCCGAGCAGTCCGGCGAAGGAAGCCGCCTGTTCCGCGGAGATGATACAGCCTGCGAGATCTTCAATATCGACATGCACACCGGTGAAACTGCAATCGCTAAGGTCGATTTCTTTTAGCCTGCAGCCCGCAAGAGTGGCTTGATCGATGTCGCATTCCGAGAATTCCACGTGGGTCAGACCCGCCTGATAATAATCGCTGCTAACCAGCCGGCAGTTCGTAAAAGCCGTCCCTTTGAATTTACCGAAGCGGAAGCTGGCGAAATCCCCGATACAATCCACCATCCGTACATTCTGAAACCGGCCTCTGCTGAAGTCTGTGCCAATCAATTTACAATTCCGAAACTCTGTCCGGTGCACAAAAGCGTCACTGAAATTCACATTCGACAGATCACAATTTTCAAAGATCACATCTGTCAGCTCTATGGCATGAAGTGTGGATTCGGCCATTGTCACATTCCGGAAAATCACTTTATCGAACGATACCCTGTCCGCTTCCTGATATTCAATCAGGCTGTCGCTGATCAGGCAGTGACTGATTTCTTCCTTCGATTGGAGCGTATGTACCTGCTGCGGCAGCAGTGAATTTTCATCGGTTATTTTGGGCGGGTCGATTTTTGTTTTCATATTGGCCTCCATGTCATTGTAATTTTCCTGTTCTATTTGAGCTGGCCCATGCCGAGATTGACCCGGTAATTGCCATATTTCAGCAGCTGGTCCAGGAACGCGGCAAGTTCTTCATGATCTTTGACGTATACGCGCATCCAGTAGCAGCCCTCGCCGCTGACCCGGTGCAGCTCGGCCACACTTCCATGCTCCAGGGCAAATTTTTGAAAAAGCGGGTGCGTTTTGTTGGAGCTGAGGAACACGGTGATCAGTGCGTGAATGTTCTGCCCGAGCTTTTGCGGATTCCAGCGTACCGTATAGCCCTCAATAATCCCCAGCTCCCGCATTCTGCGGATTCGCGCGCCTACAGCCTGCCCTGTCATGTGTATTTTCTCCCCAATTTCCTTATGGCTCAATCGGGAATCTTCTATTATATAGTGTAGGATTCTGTAGTCTATCTCATCTATTCCGTAGTTTTCCATTTTATCGCGAAATCCTTTCCGGGTGAAAGCAAAAATGATGAATCTCTTTCGCCGCACAATGTATTCTGAACAAAGCAGCGTCTATACTTAGATTGTAGCAGAAGACAGGATAGATGAAAGAGGTGTTTATATTGAAAATACAGCTCATCCGCAACGCGGCCCTATGGCTGGAATACGGCGGTATAACTTTTCTGGTAGATCCCATGCTCAGCGAAAAAGAGGCGAATCCGCCGGTACCGAATTCTCCGCAAGCACGGAGAAATCCGCTGGTACCATTACCGGGGCCTGTTCAGCAATGGCTTGCACCTGATGCTGTACTCGTTACGCATCTGCATCAGGATCATTGGGATGAAACGGCAGTGTCCCTTTTGCCCCATGAACTTCTGTTGTTCTGCCAGGCTGGGGATGAAGGGACTCTAACGGGGCAGGGCTTCGGGCATGTATCCGCCATTGAGGACCATGAGGCGAAGAACTTCCGGGGGGTGACTCTGAAGCGGACCGGCGGCCGGCATGGCACGGGGGAAATCGGGAAGCTTATGGGCAAGGTGTCCGGTTTTGTGTTCCGCGGCGAAGGTGAGCCAGTGTTGTATGTGGCTGGTGACACGATTTGGTGTGACGAAGTAAGAGAGGCCCTGGATGAACACAAGCCGGAGGTCATCATCGTCAATGCCGGGGGAGCACAATTCCTGGCCGGAGGTCATATTACCATGAATGAACAGGACATTATAGAACTGTGCCGCTATGCCCCGGAGGCATCTGTGATTGCTGTGCATATGGAAGCCATCAACCACTGCCTGGTTACCCGGGAACAGCTTACTGCCCGGCTGGAGCAGGAGGGATTGCTGGGGCGTGTCCAGATTCCGGCAGACGGGGAATGGTGTTAAATAAGGCAGAGTCAGGATAGACCAGGGTAGAGCAGGAATGGCCGAGGTTGCTGCCGATCCTGAAAACGATCTCAAAAATAGTGAGTTATGCTTGACTAGACCACAAAATCATGATAAATTATTTCTTGTTCATGTGAATGTTCCCTGATAGCTCAGTTGGTAGAGCACTCGACTGTTAATCGAGTTGTCACAGGTTCGAGTCCTGTTCGGGGAGCCATTTTCTTGGAGAGATACCCAAGTGGCTATAAGGGGACCCTCTGCTAAGGGGTTAGACTGCGTAAGCGGTGCGAGGGTTCGAATCCCTCTCTCTCCGTACCGAAATACTTCCCTGTTAGGGATGAGAACCCTTGGTGGTTCGTTGGAGCATAAACTGCGTTAGGATTGCGTCGCAATCTCTCGCGAAGCGAGAGTATCCCTCTCTCTCCGTACCCGAAATACTTCCCTGTTAGGGATGAGAACCCTTGGTGGTTCGTTGGAGCATAAACTGCGTTAGGATTGCGTCGCAATCTCTCGCGAAGCGAGAGTATCCCTCTCTCTCCGTGCCGAAATACTTCCCTGTTAGGGATGAGAACCATTGGTGGTTCGTTGGAGTTTTAACAAACTTTATAAATGATTTCATACAAAAAGAGCTTCCGGCGGAGGTTCTTTTTTTGTTGTTTAGGAAACTGTGCTATACGAAAAATGTGCATTGCTTAGACGATCGAAATATAAACCGGACGATTCAAAGGTAAAGAGGATGATCATGCGTGGGGTGTTGCAGGATAATAATGGTGCGGAGAAGCCGGTGAGCAAGCGCTAGTTGGAAAAAGTGAACTTATTTCTCTCCAAAACATACAATTATGAGGTTTAAGTGGAAAAAGGAAACTTAATTGGGCAATATTATACTGTCAGAGGTGGAATGAGCTGAATTAGTTCCCCTTTTTCCACTTAGACTGCGGAGAAGGGGGCGCTGGAGCCGATTAGTTCCCCTTTTTCCACTTAGACTGCGGAGAAGGGGGAGCGGGGCCAATGAGTTGCCCCTTTTCCACTTTAACTACGGGCAGGGGGCTGCGAGCCAATTTGCGGACCTTTTTCCAGTTGGAGTTGCCGCCGAATTCATAAATTACTTTCCAGGCACCGCTAACTGAAATTCCAAAACGGCTGTATTGTCCGGTGAAGGACGGCTCAGCCTGTTTGTTCTGCTTTTTACGCTAAAAGGCTCCTCTTCGTCTTCCACAGGTTCCCCCCCTATCGCGCCGACAAAAAAATCTGCTGATGCAACCCGTTGCCCCTTTAATAAATTGAAGGATTGATGCTGTAAAGAGACAAATGTTATATGAATTGCGGAAAAATAAAGTATTGTATTAGAAAAGGAAAAAAATCCAAAAACAAGCATGCTTCCAAAACCTCCGGTTTTCTCCGTTTCTCACGATAATATTCATTCCTGCCAGAACACCTCACTTGAAAATTACCATTTGAGTCATATTATCTTACATAAAATTCTGAAATTTGTATTACATTGCATTTTTGTTAGTGACTAGGATAGGAGTGTGTGTTAATATAAATGACATCAAAGAGCTTGGAAGATAATAATCATGTAAAGAATGCAAACAACGCAAACAACGCAAACAACGCAAACAACGCAAACAACGCAAACAACGCAAACAACGCAAAGTAGAGAAAGGGGATAAAAAATAATATGGGGAAAAGGGGATGGCGATGGAGTATTTCATTCAGCAATTAATTAACGGAATTTCCGTAGGCAGTATCTACGCTCTGATCGCCCTGGGGTACACGATGGTTTACGGTATTATCAAGTTGATCAATTTTGCGCATGGGGATGTATTTATGGTGGGATCGTTTATCGGCCTGTACAGTGCCAAGTATTTGGCGAATGCAGGTTTTTCACCGGTTGTTGTTCTGGTTCTGTCACTCGTCATATCTATGACCATCAGCGGGCTGCTGGGTATAACGATTGAACGGCTGGCCTACAAGCCGCTGCGCAAATCGACGCGGATTGCTGCTTTGATTACGGCCATAGGCGTATCCTTTCTGCTTGAATATACCGGAGTGCTCATTCTCGGGCCGCAGGCTCAAGGCTTCCCGGACATTATGGACAAGAAACAGTACACACTCTTCGGAACATCTATCCAAGTGGAATCGAATCAGGTAATGATTCTTCTAACAACGATAATTCTTATGGTTATTCTGCAATACATTGTCCGTTACACCAAAACCGGTAAAGCCATGCGTGCGGTATCTTTCGATGTGGAAGCCGCTCGATTGATGGGAATCAACGTAGACCGCACCATCTCGGCAACCTTTGCCATCGGTTCGGCGCTTGCCGCCGCAGCCGGCGTGATTTTCGGCATGACCTACAATTCAGTTGACCCTCTAATGGGTGTTATGCCTGGTCTGAAGGCTTTTGTTGCTGCTGTACTTGGCGGCATCGGAAGTATCCCGGGTGCACTTGTAGGCGGACTTCTGCTGGGTACGGTAGAGACGGAAATTTCCTCACTGGGATTTTCCTCCTGGCGTGACGGTGTGGCTTTTGCCGTACTGATTCTGATCCTTATCTTCAAACCATCCGGATTGTTTGGCAAAAATGTCCGGGAGAAAGTGTAGGTGGGAATCCGGGTGAAGAAGCTAAATAAAAATTTCTGGGTAGGCATTATTGTGGCCCTGGCCTTTTACGGAGTTGTCCAAGTTCTTTTAACAACGGGAATATTTACTGATGTGACGAGATCTATGCTGCTTTTGATTGGTGTTAATATCATGCTGGCGGTG
This genomic window contains:
- a CDS encoding SprT family protein, coding for MSNEELQQWIEQVSQDSFGVPFRHKASFNSRLSTTGGRYFIKSHNIEINPTQLEMFGREETERIIKHELCHYHLHLAKRGYMHRDADFKKLLAMVGGSRFCQTLPGAKARKPQPYRYKLVCTACATEYPRKRKADPKRYRCGNCAGKLKLVALEESQGKAK
- a CDS encoding pentapeptide repeat-containing protein, with the protein product MKTKIDPPKITDENSLLPQQVHTLQSKEEISHCLISDSLIEYQEADRVSFDKVIFRNVTMAESTLHAIELTDVIFENCDLSNVNFSDAFVHRTEFRNCKLIGTDFSRGRFQNVRMVDCIGDFASFRFGKFKGTAFTNCRLVSSDYYQAGLTHVEFSECDIDQATLAGCRLKEIDLSDCSFTGVHVDIEDLAGCIISAEQAASFAGLLGLVIKSDTDQ
- a CDS encoding Lrp/AsnC family transcriptional regulator; protein product: MENYGIDEIDYRILHYIIEDSRLSHKEIGEKIHMTGQAVGARIRRMRELGIIEGYTVRWNPQKLGQNIHALITVFLSSNKTHPLFQKFALEHGSVAELHRVSGEGCYWMRVYVKDHEELAAFLDQLLKYGNYRVNLGMGQLK
- a CDS encoding MBL fold metallo-hydrolase, which codes for MKIQLIRNAALWLEYGGITFLVDPMLSEKEANPPVPNSPQARRNPLVPLPGPVQQWLAPDAVLVTHLHQDHWDETAVSLLPHELLLFCQAGDEGTLTGQGFGHVSAIEDHEAKNFRGVTLKRTGGRHGTGEIGKLMGKVSGFVFRGEGEPVLYVAGDTIWCDEVREALDEHKPEVIIVNAGGAQFLAGGHITMNEQDIIELCRYAPEASVIAVHMEAINHCLVTREQLTARLEQEGLLGRVQIPADGEWC
- a CDS encoding branched-chain amino acid ABC transporter permease, with product MEYFIQQLINGISVGSIYALIALGYTMVYGIIKLINFAHGDVFMVGSFIGLYSAKYLANAGFSPVVVLVLSLVISMTISGLLGITIERLAYKPLRKSTRIAALITAIGVSFLLEYTGVLILGPQAQGFPDIMDKKQYTLFGTSIQVESNQVMILLTTIILMVILQYIVRYTKTGKAMRAVSFDVEAARLMGINVDRTISATFAIGSALAAAAGVIFGMTYNSVDPLMGVMPGLKAFVAAVLGGIGSIPGALVGGLLLGTVETEISSLGFSSWRDGVAFAVLILILIFKPSGLFGKNVREKV